From the Ursus arctos isolate Adak ecotype North America unplaced genomic scaffold, UrsArc2.0 scaffold_9, whole genome shotgun sequence genome, the window CAAAGtacacatattatatgattccatttatatgaaatgtctagaataggccaATCTAGAGAGACAAGTGGTTGTCAAGGGCCGGGGAGCAACAGAGAGGGTTGGGAGgaatgggaagtgactgctaatggtatgagatttatttctgggtgaTGAAAACTTCGAAAATTGATTGAGGCTGTCTGAGAAGCATGATCATGGGAGATGCCCAAGAGTCAAACTGCTTCTGCTTTCTGAGAGCTCCCAATCCAGAATAGATTCCTTACTTTCTTCAAACCTCCCTAAAATCACCTTACCTAAATCCTGTAAGAAGCTCCCCCTGACTGCCTCTCTTTGAGACACTCCTTGGTTTTCCAAGGTCTGGATGGGTCTCCCTTGCTGCAGCAGTAAGCCCAATTTTGGCAACAGGTGTATTCCTGGTAACACTTGGCTGATGAGAAGcaatatcataaaatataatatgcCCTTAACGgtatgtataaaattttatgtacattCAGACTTCAtgttctcattaaaaaatatatacacacactatatgAGATAATTACATTGACACAAGAAAGACAATGGCTACACCCCAAAATGTTTAGAGTTATTATCTCTGAATGCTGGTATGCTTGTTTTCCTTTatgcttttctctatttcctattttccttcaAAGATGGTCTATAGtttaagaagaaaggaggggggaggaagaaaaactcCCTTCTAAAAGAATATATTATGATGGAAGAACCTCATATTCAAAATGGTTGTCAGAAAAAAGGTGTTCAAACTTTAGCATGTTAGAATCACTTGGGATGCTTGCTGAAAATTAAAGATTCCTGGGCTTCATCCTTTGGAGTAAACCCCAGAAGCTACACTTTggaccccaggtgattctgacccATCAGGTCTGAGGGGCAACCTTGAGAAAAGcaggcttattttttaaaaatttttttgaagattttatttatttgagagagacagcggcgggggggggggggggagacgcagactcccccgagctggggctcgatgtggggctcgatcacaggaccctgagatcaggacctgagccgaaggcagatgctcaaccaactgagccacccaggtgcgctgGGAAAAGCAGGTTTTTAGACAAACTTAAGGATGTACTGATTAACAGGAAGGAGAGGACTGTTTAGGCTTGTAGAATAGCAAGTATGAAGCTGCATGTGCTGAGGCCAGCAAGCAGGAGTGGTCTGGTCCACAGCGGCTTTCAGTAAAATGGATTTGACCAATCTAAAGGGACTGAGGGCTCCTTTAGAGAACAATTGGAAACCAAGCAGGTTTGGAAAGTTAAAGGGGGTATATAAACTTCACTCAAGTTTCCAACCCACACTGCTACCATCAATTAGCAATTCACTGGTTTCTTCAATTTACATCCACATGTTTTTCAGAAAAGCCTCCTACAGGCCATCTATAGGACTCAAGAGTATTAAGAAAATCGCTATCTTTCAATAtcatgttaactttttaaaaaaagataagggaTTTTCCAACGAGTAATCTGATCTTTCACTTGGGTCCAGAAATTTTCAAGTGGaaaagtatttctacttttaacCATATAAAATggacttttatattaaaaatgaatacttcaGACTTTTGTCTataatacaaagtaaaataacTTTACAGCTAAAAGAGACTTCAAAGAACAAGTTTTCATTTTAGTGATAAAAACTGTTCTACATCCTGTTtgccctaacacacacacacacacacacacacacacaaacgtgcACCTGCACactctccaaaagaaaaataaattatatttcagccGGAAAATTCCCCTCAATATTTTATGTCCCTTAGAGTAGGTGAATAGCATATGGTTTTTGTGAAACTATTTCAATTGGCAgtatttttcaattattaaaagagaaatactaTTTGATATTAAATCAGTTTAATGCAAATGGAATAACAGTATCACGTCCTTATCTTAAGCTGATTGGAGTAGCTCATTTGGgtaatttaaaaatctccaaataaATGAGGGTCACTGATAAAGTAAATGAAACCCAAAAAGAAAGCAGTTCCTTTAAAAGTATTTACTCTACCTATAGATTATAACACTATTACTATTATAACACCATCAAGCATAAAGCATACTACTGAAAATAAGGGCACAAAATGTATTTGCACTGATATTATCTCAGCAGGAAAGGGAATCTGGAGCTTCACTTTCAGGTGATTTGGAGTAGCTTAGAAAACCCGCCTTCCAATGAGCCAGATGCTGATGAACACTGTTGCAGACTTAAGGTACCCTCACAACTAGAATGCCTTTTTGGTAGGTTAATGtcaaaaaaattccattttaagaaaTAGCAACTTtaattatgcaaaaataaataatcacgATATACTTCTTCCTCTTTTCGCGTCTATGAGTTAAATACCTTAATTGTGATGGTGTGGCAGAGCATGCTGCCTTTAAAACCAAATAGATCTGGCTCAACTCGCCATTCTGCCACCTACTTGTTAGGTTTTGTTCCATTGTACATAAAACAGGGGTAACACTGACCTCACTCATAGTACAAGTATAAGGATTAAGGGCTATCACATGAacctagaaggaaagaaatactggTGGAGGAGTGAAAGGTCTTCTGATTACAGAATAAACTGCGGTGAATTAAGggacagaaaaaacaaagaacacaaaattGCTCTGTGTAATAAAGGAATAAGAATCTTAAGATTTCACACACAGCTCAGAGGCAAGGCGAGAGGGAGCCCCGAGATAGAAAAATGTTGGAGAAAGGAGAGGATGGCATAGCAAGACGGAATGAGGCTGTGGCCCAAAGACATGAGCAGACAATAAGAAGTTCCCTGTGGCCAACCTGGCTCCTCATAAAGCACACGTTCTATTTTAAGGTCCTCGAGGCTTCCCACTCTTGTACTTTAATATAAATCTGCCACAACtagcaacccccctcccccaacaacaAGGAAGAAGAGCAAACTGGCTTCTGAAAAGACACAGCTGTCTAGAGTAAAATCTCATTAAAGTCTATGAAATACAACTGCCTTGTGTGAGGTGTTTTGAGGAAACCAAGGCGTGTGGGCCATGTTCCAGATCTGAACTTAAACAAGGTGATGAAAAGGGAACAGCTCTAAGAGATAAAGGCACAAGCAAGCTGGAGAATCAGCAGAAACAGGAACATGATCCAAGTGGTATCTGGAAGGAAATTAAACCCCACAGATATTGGCAGTGGGAGAGAAGAGTCAGGGTTCACTTTATTTAAATCTATAATAGAACCCAGTGACGCCAGGAGGCTGCCGGGCAAGGGGAAAGCCAGGCTGCTAACATCTGCTTACATGCCACCTCCGTTGGTTAGCACTCAAAAAATGTCAGCTCTCTTCCCGTATGAGGAATGGATAACGTATCAGACAACTGTTTTCACGCTCCTTACAACTATGAGGGGGAAAAAGGCAAACTTTTAAAAGTGATACAAAACTAGCATAAAATTGTACTTTACCTAAAACAGTCAACCCCAAACGCCAAAACTCCCTGGTTGATGGGGtgaaggctgggggagggggagatgtaCCTTTAGGAAAAGCAGGTATTTGTCAAGAGCCACTTCACAGCATAACTAGGAGATCAATGATTTTCCATCATGCCAGATACAGCACAGCTGAGATTTTCAGGAAGGCAACTGAGCAGTCTGGGCGGAGGAGTCAGATAGTTCGAAGGCTTAGAATGAACATCTCTGCTGCAGTATGAATGCTCAGGTCAGCTCCCTTTTGAAACGTTTTTAGCAACAATATGGCCTTTGCAAATAAATGACGAATTAGTGTGCTATTTTATGTTAACGAAAATGACTAGACATTTATGCTCAGGTATTGGAGAAACTTCAGCctttgccatttttcaaagtattacacgcacacacacacacaggacagaaagaaaaggctAAATGCGTTTCCTTGGTAAACAGGTGCTGCAGGAGGAAGGTGCAGCCACTCCCTTCCCCTGGGAAGGCTCCGGGGGGGCCCCACAAGGAACCGAGTCCGGGAAGGGGGAGAAGGCATGGTGCGTCGCAAAGGTTATTAGTGCACAGGTAGGTGCTGGCGTTGGGTCCATTTAGAATGCCAAAATAGAAACGAATGGTATCTCCACTTAAAATAAATCAAGGGACGCTTTGTCAAACTGCAGTTCCCTTATTATTACCGAGAGGCAGAAGGAGTAAAGGGGTGGCAGGAAATTCATGAGGGAGCCTCCCACAGACTCACGCGTCTCCCAGGTGCAGTCGGTTTCGCACAGGGTCCGCTTCTATAGTGACTGTGACTTAAACCCTGGAGCAGCGCAACCAGGGTGGAAATAGTCGATACCCAGTTTGACCAACCCCTGCTGAGCCTCAGGGACCACGGGCTTGCTCAGGTTGGTGGTGCAGAGTGTAAGCCTCAGCTCCTCTCCTGAGCCCGGTCCCCAAGGGGAGCCAGCCTTCCTGCCCTCGGCCAGCAGCCGCGTCCGCTCGCTCCTACCTTTGCTCAAGATCTCGCACCGACTGGTCCAGTCCTAGCTGGCGGGCGCTGGGAGGCGCGGGTGCAGCGGCCTCTATTTGTAAACACGTTCCACGTGCGCTCGCCCAGCCCCATTCGCATCCCGCTCGTGGCACCTGAGGATGCGCAGGTTTCTCCGGAGCCCTCAGAGGGTGCGATTTTTATTTCACCTGAGAGTGGAGGAAGCCTCGCCCGCAGAAGCGAGCCACTGAAAGAAGGGCCAAGAGAGGGTGGAGTTGTACCGCCCCCTGCTGGTCGGCGAAATAGTCGGCAGGCCGGAGCAGCCAGGACTTAAGCGAAACCCACGCGGCGCCTAGAGACGCCGCAGcggcggccccgccccctcccgccctcTCACTGAAGACTCCGCCCCCGCGCCGCGCGCACTCGCCcgcgcaggccccgccccctcgccgACACAGCGTTCCTGCGGGGGCGCGCGCGTGCACCCTAATCCCCCGCCTTCCGGCTCCGGCGGCGACGCTCGCCCCtcgccgccgctgccgctgccgcacCACCGGTGTCAGCTTCCCTCTAGAGACTCCATTTGCTTTCAGGGCAGTCTGGCCGCCGCGCTCTCTGGCGGAGAGCGATGCCCCCGGCCCGCTGACTGGAGTCCCTTGGGCCAAGCGCTTGCTCGCTCGCTGCGGCGGTGACATCCTGGTCGCCGGCGTCCACGGAGGAATCCGGGCTCCCTCCGCGTGAGCAAAGACGTCCCGCGCTCCGGAGCTCGCCCTGCGGGGAGAGGCCCTCGCTAACACGGCTTGTCTCTGACCTCTTAATTTCAGGAGGTAGGCAATTCAGGTCCCGCTGTCACTCCAGATAATGCCTAAAAGCATTATTTGTCGGATTTTGTCATCACACTGATAGGAGGCATTAATTTTCTCAATATAGTTGCAGGATAGATATGAGTAATGCCACAGACCCtgatattgaaaaaatatatttttggtattttcctTTAGGTTTCGGAGGCACCGAGTGCTTATACAGATCCCCACAGGAACTACTGTTGGCCCATCGAGGATCATCTTTCACCAGGATTATTTTAACATCTTCACTGAGCCTTTCACCTCATACCCTCTACCATGAGTTCTGATTTCTACCAGTGAagtttttaatgctttctttaaTCATGTGACACCACCTCTTGTCCACCTTTTGCCTTTCCAGTTGCCAAATACATTAGGTATAAGTTTGTGTCATGTTAAAGTACAAAGTTTTCTGCTTGTCCATTTTCACCTTATTTGCACTGCTCACTTCTGTCCAGCTTGCTTTACCTCGCTTGCCTATGATTTTCATATCCACTCACTTGAATAATCTCTAGCAGCCCTGCCTAGAAGAGGCAGTATTCCATACACTGCCTGACAAAGACAAAGGTCAAGGGATGAGTTTTCCcgttatttttttcctatatgtcATGTCTACAAGTCCTCTCTTAAACTATTCCCTAGCACATTTCCCAAAATTGTCCCACCGGAGTCTTAGTTCCTTTAGCAAAGAATCTCAGATGTAATGATGGCAAGAATTGAATACACAATAGGACTGTTTTAGAGACCTTGCTGGTACCAGATTAGTTGCAATCTCCTTTGAGAGTGCAGTACAGGAAAAAACCTTAAACTaagtggggaggaagaaagaagataggTTTAATTAAAGCTAGTCCTTGTTGAAAGAACTTTGTTGGCTTTAAAACAGCAAAGTGAAGAGAGTCACATAGGCCTGGCTTGGAAACTGGCCAGCACACCATCCACCTAGGTCCAGGGGGGCCGGGGAAGGGATCTTAAAACCCCATTTTCTAATGTCATTGTATCCAAATCTAAGTTGTTAAATATCTTGTTCCAGtaattgcttaaaaatattagACACGTAAAATGTTGGGGAAACGTAAGCGTGTGGTGTTGACAATTAAGGACAAGCTTGACATTATTAAGAAACTTGAGGAAGGCATCTCTTTCAAAAAGCTTTCTGTGGTGTATGGAATTGGTGAATCCACAGTTCGtgatattaaaaagaacaaagaaaggataATAAACTATGCGAACAGTTCAGATCCTACAAGTGGGGTATCCAAACGTAAATCAATGAAGTCATCAACATATGAGGAACTGGATAGGGTTATGATAGAGTGGTTTAACCAACAGAAAACAGATGGGATTCCAGTATCTGGAACAATTTGTGCAAAACAAGCCAAATTCTTTTTTGATGCTCTGGGGATGGAAGGTGATTTTAATGCGTCATCTGGCTGGCTAACTCGGTTTAAGCAGCGCCACGGTATTCCAAAGGCTGCTGGTAAAGGAACAAAGTTAAAAGGAGATGAAACTGCTGCCAGTGAATTTTGCGGTAACTTTCAGGAATTTGTTGAGAGGGAGAATCTACAACCAGAGCAAATTTATGGTGCTGATCAAACTGGATTGTTCTGGAAATGTCTACCATCAAGGACATTAGCTCTTGAAACTGAGCAAAATACTTCTGGTTataggtcaagcagagagagaatcatTATTATGTGTTGTGCAAATGCCACTGGTTTACACAAACTTAATCTTTGTGTTGtgggaaaagcaaaaaaaccccgtGCATTCAAAGGAGCTGACCTTTCAAACCTTCCTGTCACTTATTTCAGTCAAAAAAGTGCATGGATAGAACATTCTGTTTTCAGACAGTGGTTTGAAAAATACTTTGTGCCACAGGTGCAGAAGCATTTGAAGTCTCAGGGGCTTCTAGAAAAAGCAGtgcttcttttggattttccccCAGCACATCCAAATGAAGAATTATTGAGTTCAGATGATGGCAGAATAATTGTGAAATATTTGCCACCAAATGTCACAAGTCTAATTCAACCTATGAGTCAGGGAGTTCTAGCCACAGTAAAAAGATACTACCGAGCAGGACTTCTCCAGAAATACATGGGTGAGGGAGTTGACCCAAAAATGTTTTGGAAGAACTTGACAGTGTTAGATGCAATATATGAAGTATCAAGAGCTTGGAACATGGTAAAATCAAGTACCATAACCAAAGCGTGGAAAAAACTTTTCCCTAGCAATGAAGAGAATTCAGGCATGAACATTGATGAAGGAGCCATTTTAGCAGCTAACTTAGCAACGGTTTTACAGAATACAGAAGACTGTGAACACGTTGACATTGAGAATATTGATCAGTGGTTTGACTCTAGGAGTAATGACTCAAGCTGTCAGGTGCTAACTGACAGTGAAGGTACTGAGGACCAGGCCAAGCCTGCAGAACAAAAGCATTCCAATAAGCCTAGAAAAGCAGATCTGAATCCAGAGAAGCATATTAGCCATAAAGCTGCACTTGAATGGACCGAGAATTTATTGGATTATCTAGAACAACAAGATGACATGCTTCTGTCTGATAAACTGGTATTACGGAGGCTTCGAAcaataataagaagaaaacagaaaatccaaaataacaaaaatcattaataatattCTTAAGTGTATTTGTATCTTTGTGACTTTATCTGCAGTGGAACTTCATTATCTTGTTTGAAGTGCTGTGGATTTCAAGgctaaatgcattttataaatgattttagGATTAGACACCATTTTGGATTACTTAAATTCCTGCTCTTTAATGTTGATTCTAGTAAGTGAGCATTGCCATGTAACTTGTTTGTTTACTGTTTCTAATCTGTATTATACTAGTTAGATCATAAGATACCTGAGGCCAGGGAtcttgtgtctgttttgtgcctgAATTTCATTGTGTCTAATAGACGACCATGCACACTCTAGGCAATCAATAAATCTTacttaaattgaatttttattactttctctgaacttcagtttccaaATGAAATATGTTGGGGGTAAGTTTCCTTTTCTATGATGTTTTCATCTGCTGGAGTTTTTAGAACTAAGCAAAATAATGCTTGAAGTATTTCACTgtgaaagcagagaaatgaaggaaaatagtCTCAAGCCTAAAAATGGCATTCTATACCAGCAGTATTTGGACAGTGAGCAATTCAGTTTGGCCATCTCTGAGTATAATGAAGggagaagaaacataaaatgtctCCAGGGAAAGGGCTTGCACTTCACTTTTATTCCATCTGACAGTAGGGAGAGTTCCTTCATAGTTGTGGAAAGAATGTCATCCCTATTCCAGAAAAATAGGTTTCAGTTCCCAAACCATTGTAATTAGAAGAGGTAAgagttaaattttattatattttacttagATCCTTTATTAGTATAGATATATCaatagtttttctctcttttaagctGTTTGATATTTAGGTAACACTTAAAACCTTACAAagtatatcatttaatttttatagcatATTTTTTTGTGAGGATACTGAGAACATAAGCATACATGTAATTTGTGGAACCATTCATCACATGAATGGTGGACTGACATTAACATGAGAAAGGCACTATAGAAGAGTGTGGGCtgctgtgtgaccgtgggcaaCTTGTTTAACCCATACATTATACAGGGATACGTGCTTTAGAGAGTTTTTGTGAGGAgcaaatgatttaatatatgcGTTTTAAGTAATACAGGCTTAGAACAGGACCTGCCCAGAATAAGTCCTCTTTGAGTGTTAGCTCCTGTTACTGAGTTGCTGAAACTATGAGTTTCAAAAGTTATGTTGAACAGATCCGGTGTGTGACTCAACTGTGATGTTGCTGCATTGGGAAAACCCTTTAAAGGGAAGTGAGATAAAAGACAAGTAACTAGCTTTAGTTGAAATAcaataatttatttcagtgaaaaCTGAAAGTTTAATCCAATTTAGAAGTCATTTCCTGACTATCTAGTGCTAGGCAGTGAGGTATGCAGGCACATTGAAGACATCTTAGGttgaattataaaagaaatgggAATGGAATTGTAATTTCTTTGCTCCATGactgctaaaaaaataaacagatgttGGTGGTGTTCATAGAAGAGAATCTATGTTACTAGTATTGGCCTAATTCACTGAAGTAATAAAATACCTTCATGTAGATAAGATAGTAAGgaggacatttgaaatattttattaaattacgGTAACATAGGATCAGTGGAAAAATTCAGagcaaaagaaatgggaaagaaaaccCTGGTTATAGTAATTAAGTGCTGCCATATATACGGAGTTTTGTTGTGATTGATTTGAGATTTTAGAGCCCCTTACAATTCTTCATGAAGCTGTCATTAGAGCACAGGGTTCTGCCTTTTGATCTGAGGCTTTGGTTCAAGAAAGGCTATTTCAGAAAACCACTAGGAATCCACTTTCTTTGGGAAAATTCGTATACTGGCACACCGTCCTCATTTTACACAATTTCAATTACTGGATAGACCTGAGGAAATGAAGACTGTACATGGTTAAGTCCTGAGGCTATTTTGCTTCTTGGAAACTAAGGGATTCTGAAACTTGATGGTAAAGACGTATTTGAATGTTActttgcatttttcacagagcttttTGCTAACAGAAACTTCTCAAACTCCCTTCAGTTATGACATTAAAATGGTTTAATCCTGTGTTTTATCATGTATGCTAATATAAACTGTGCATTCTAATTCCATAATTAATTGTAATACAAAAATCCTTTCCCTCTTTCAggttatatattaattatatcttcTGGGAAGATATATTGTGTTATCTTGGTTAACCACATGCTCCTTAATGTATTCTAGTTGGAGAAGCATGGAACTAATGTGCTCTCATTTGACTTTGTgcactttaaagaaaataatcacaaattcTGACTTCATCACCATTTATACAAGTGCGTATTTTTTAGAGGATTTGAAAGACTACAAATTCGGACCAAATAGAAAATTTGTCAATTAagagtatactttaaaaaaaagaggggggagcaTTTGGAATATTTACTGTTTCATAATCCAATCTCAAAGAATAATACAGGGGTTGATTGGAAAACTTTGGGTCCTCAATCAATATAGAAGAGTTGGCAGGGCCCAGATCAATAGCCAGGGTCAATTTAGGCAGACTTACAGGATGATAATGGCACTCTTATTCTGGTATTCTTTTTGTTCTCACTCTAGCTTCAGGCTGAGCTGTACAGTCACTTCATCATGAATTTTCTGGATTTAGGGAGGATCATAGTGGACTAAATGGCACAGCTGACGTGAAGCAGTACACAGCTACTTAAGTCACAAGCTCAGAGACACTGTCCCTCCAGTGATGTGGCTAGAGCCACATAAATCAAAGCTAGGACTTACCTTCCCGATATGGAGCTCTTCAGGAATGCTATGTTCACTTCTTACCTTGATATTTTTGCAAAGCTcaccttttcttatttaaatacaTACTTCATCTACATCCTAAGCAATAGTATCTGCAAAGTCACAAGGCTTGTGTGCCAATTGTGGTCTTTTTCTAGTTCAAATTAAAGTGAATATAAAGCAATCATTTTTAACAACTTGACCATCTGTAACCTAAAATCATCTTGCATATGTCACTGGCACACTGAGAAACATTGACCAAACAGGGTTGTTGAAGGTGAACAAACTGGAATGTAAACACCAGCTTCTCTACTTTCTCCTTAGATAAGCTTGGCAGCTTTCTGAACCTCTCTCAACCTGTTTCTTCAAATGTAAGTTTGGTAGGTTATATAGGCACACTCCAAGCTTTTACAAACATCAACTATTAGGCAACCCTATGGCTGTTGATTGTGAACTCCTGGTCTCCAGGCTTGGCCCAGAGAATGAGTCACAGCTCTTCTCTCATAGTGACTGTACAGACCTCTAGGGGACCTGGGCACTCCTGGTGAGGTCTAAGGCACTGCGTCATCACTGGTAATGCTGGCTGGGGTGTCTGCATGATTTAGAGGGCAgtactgagcccccccaggctcCTAGGACTACAGTGTGTGCTGTCGATCACAGGAACCCATtagtaaaaaccaaaaaacacaggTGAGGCCTGCTCCAGCTGCAGTCTCAGATAACAGGGCTCAAAGAGAAATGGGTTCTTCCAAGCAGCTGAAGGCATACTTGTGAGATAAGCTTGTGTgctaaaagaagaaatgcaaactGCCTGTGCAAATTCAGTGGGGGAAGCGAGGGTAGATTTGGACCCAGTCACGAAGCAGTGCGAGCAGTACTAGCCCCAGCACCAACAGCACTGTCACCCTCTAACTGATGAGTCCAGGGGTCACTGGGCCTGGTTTGCCCTGCAACGTCCCACTTTACACTAGTTCTCCCAGGGTAAGTGTTATGGTGCCCCTTTTACTCTCAAGTGTCCCAGTGTGCAAGAGAAATTAGATGGTTTCCCCACCAATGACCCAGAGAAAGGAGTTgatctgcccaaagtcacacagtgacCAAGAAGGGAGTAGAAGGTACTCCTCTTAGCTCCAGACAGTGTGGCCTAGTGGCCAACTCTAAGAGCTCCCTCTAGACAACGAGCCTCCCAAGACCTGGATTGTAATCTCTGTCCTACTTCATTCTGgatcccagcacagtgcctgcctcCTTGACACAGGTGGGAAGTCTCACTGAAGTTCTGTCTCTCCTGGAGGACAAAGAGTGTCCCCAGTTCATGGGCTGaatacctgctatgtgccaggcac encodes:
- the TIGD2 gene encoding tigger transposable element-derived protein 2, with amino-acid sequence MLGKRKRVVLTIKDKLDIIKKLEEGISFKKLSVVYGIGESTVRDIKKNKERIINYANSSDPTSGVSKRKSMKSSTYEELDRVMIEWFNQQKTDGIPVSGTICAKQAKFFFDALGMEGDFNASSGWLTRFKQRHGIPKAAGKGTKLKGDETAASEFCGNFQEFVERENLQPEQIYGADQTGLFWKCLPSRTLALETEQNTSGYRSSRERIIIMCCANATGLHKLNLCVVGKAKKPRAFKGADLSNLPVTYFSQKSAWIEHSVFRQWFEKYFVPQVQKHLKSQGLLEKAVLLLDFPPAHPNEELLSSDDGRIIVKYLPPNVTSLIQPMSQGVLATVKRYYRAGLLQKYMGEGVDPKMFWKNLTVLDAIYEVSRAWNMVKSSTITKAWKKLFPSNEENSGMNIDEGAILAANLATVLQNTEDCEHVDIENIDQWFDSRSNDSSCQVLTDSEGTEDQAKPAEQKHSNKPRKADLNPEKHISHKAALEWTENLLDYLEQQDDMLLSDKLVLRRLRTIIRRKQKIQNNKNH